The following are encoded in a window of Falco biarmicus isolate bFalBia1 chromosome 8, bFalBia1.pri, whole genome shotgun sequence genomic DNA:
- the ABCB6 gene encoding ATP-binding cassette sub-family B member 6 isoform X1, translating to MAVLGGYCEGNSSIAQVWVQQGFQPCFFFTLVPAVLLSVCLLLGALQYACYVRFGRAMEPKYIPRSRLYCSQVLLSLLLALQPFGGLLWQAGGPGRLYGYMLLHACLWALSWGCAIALLQLEHTRVLAHDRTRGHGTVLLLFWALAFAAENLTLVCWRSPLWWWALEDTNQKVQFSFWLLRYICTFMLFILGMKAPGLPRKPYMLLVNEEERDVENSQPLLPDASRTTSTWKDFRRKLRLLVPYMWPRGNHLLQGLVLFCMALMGLERAINVFVPIYYKNIVNELTEGTPWHTLAWTVCIYVGLKFLQGGGAGSTGFVSNLRTFLWVWVQQFTNRQVQVQLFAHLHGLSLRWHLGRRTGEVLRSVDRGTSSINSLLSYIVFSIVPTIADIIIGIVYFTSVFSAWFGLIIFVCMSLYLTLTIFITEWRTKYRRDMNTRDNEAKSRAVDSLLNFETVKYYNAESYEVNRFNDAILKYQVSEWKVSASLGLLNQTQNLVIGLGLLAGSLLCAYFVTENKLHVGDFVLFGTYIIQLYTPLNWFGTYYRMIQNSFVDMENMFELFHEEQEVKDAVNAGDLHLEAGRIEFENVHFSYVDGKEILQDVSFTVMPGQTLALVGPSGSGKSTVIRLLFRFYDVWGGCIRIDGQDISQVKQASLRAHIGVVPQDTVLFNDSIANNIRYGRILATDQEVQEAAQAADIHDRILSFPDGYNTQVGERGLKLSGGEKQRVAIARTILKGPRIILLDEATSALDTETERNIQASLAKVCSHRTTIVVAHRLSTVVGADQILVLKDGRIAERGRHEELLQKGGVYAGMWLQQQVGDEGDSKEHCIEKPSGSKKGP from the exons ATGGCCGTGCTGGGGGGCTACTGTGAAGGCAACAGCTCCATTGCCCAGGTCTGGGTCCAGCAGGGCTTCCAGCCCTGCTTCTTCTTCACACTGGTGCCGGCCGTGCTGCTGAGtgtctgcctgctgctgggtgccCTGCAGTATGCCTGTTACGTCCGCTTCGGCCGTGCCATGGAGCCCAAGTACATCCCCCGCTCCCGTCTCTACTGCAGCCAggtcctgctgtccctgctcctggccctgcagccctTTGGTGGGCTGCTGTGGCAAGCAGGGGGACCAGGACGGCTCTACGGGTACATGTTGCTGCATGCCTGCCTCTGGGCcctcagctggggctgtgccatcgccctcctgcagctggaacACACGCGGGTGCTGGCACACGATCGGACTCGGGGCCACGGCAccgtcctcctcctcttctgggCACTGGCCTTCGCTGCTGAGAACCTGACCCTGGTGTGCTGGAGGAGCCCGCTGTGGTGGTGGGCGCTGGAGGACACCAACCAGAAG GTGCAGTTCAGCTTCTGGCTGCTGCGTTACATCTGCACATTCATGCTCTTCATCCTGGGCATGAAggccccggggctgccgcgCAAGCCCTACATGTTGCTGGTCAACGAGGAGGAGCGGGACGTGGAGAACAGCCAG ccgctcctgCCCGATGCCAGCAGGACCACCTCTACCTGGAAGGATTTCCGGAGGAAGCTGCGGCTACTGGTGCCATACATGTGGCCGAGGGGCAACCacctgctgcaggggctggtgctGTTCTGCATGGCACTCATGGGGCTGGAGCGGGCCATCAACGTCTTTGTCCCCATCTACTACAAGAACATTG TGAATGAGCTGACGGAGGGTACCCCCTGGCACACCCTGGCCTGGACTGTCTGCATCTACGTGGGGCTGAAGTTCCTGCAGGGTGGAGGTGCTG GCTCCACTGGCTTTGTGAGCAACCTGCGCACCTTCCTGTGGGTGTGGGTGCAGCAGTTCACCAACCGGCAGGTGCAGGTGCAGCTCTTTGCCCATCTGCATGGGCTGTCCCTGCGCTGGCACCTGGGGCGCCGCACCGGTGAGGTCCTGCGCAGCGTGGACCGGGGCACCAGCAGCATCAACAGCCTGCTCAG CTACATCGTCTTCAGCATTGTCCCCACCATTGCGGACATCATTATCGGCATTGTTTATTTCACCTCAGTCTTCAGCGCCTGGTTTGGCCTCATCATCTTTGTGTGTATGAGCCTCTACCTGA CTCTGACCATCTTCATCACCGAGTGGAGGACCAAGTACCGGCGGGACATGAACACACGGGACAACGAGGCCAAGTCCCGGGCTGTGGACTCACTCCTCAATTTTGAGACG GTGAAGTACTACAATGCAGAGAGCTACGAGGTGAACCGCTTTAATGATGCCATCCTTAAGTACCAG GTCTCAGAGTGGAAGGTCAGTGCCTCGCTGGGCCTCCTCAATCAGACCCAGAACCTGGTCATCGGCCTGGGGTTGCTGGCGGGGTCCCTGCTCTGCGCTTACTTCGTCACTGAAAACAAGCTGCAT GTGGGGGACTTTGTCCTCTTCGGCACCTACATCATCCAGCTCTACACACCACTGAACTGGTTTGGGACTTACTACAG GATGATCCAGAACTCCTTTGTGGACATGGAGAACATGTTCGAGCTCTTCCACGAGGAGCAGGAG GTGAAGGATGCGGTGAATGCCGGTGACCTGCACTTGGAGGCTGGGCGGATCGAGTTTGAGAATGTGCACTTCAGCTACGTGGATGG GAAGGAAATCCTGCAGGACGTCTCCTTCACTGTGATGCCTGGGCAGACCCTGGCCCTG GTGGGACCTTCGGGCTCAGGGAAGAGCACTGTCATCCGCCTACTCTTCCGCTTCTATGATGTGTGGGGTGGCTGCATCCGCATCGATGGGCAGGACATCTCCCAG GTGAAGCAGGCATCGCTGCGTGCCCACATCGGGGTGGTGCCCCAGGACACGGTGCTCTTCAATGACAGCATCGCCAACAACATCCGCTACGGACGGATCCTGGCCACTGACCAGGAGGTGCAGgaagcagcccaggctgctgacATCCATGACCGCATCCTTTCCTTCCCTGATG GATACAACACCCAGGTGGGGGAGCGGGGCCTGAAGCTGAGTGGCGGGGAGAAACAGCGCGTTGCCATCGCACGCACCATCCTGAAGGGTCCCCGCATCATCCTGCTGGATGAG gcCACGTCTGCACTTGACACAGAGACTGAGAGGAACATCCAGGCCTCCCTGGCCAAGGTCTGCTCTCACCGCACCACCATCGTTGTTGCACATAG GCTCTCCACTGTGGTGGGTGCAGACCAGATCCTGGTGCTCAAGGATGGACGCATCGCAGAGCGAGGGAG GCatgaagagctgctgcagaagggcGGTGTGTATGCTGGCATGTGGCTGCAGCAACAGGTGGGGGATGAGGGCGACAGCAAGGAGCACTGCATCGAGAAGCCCTCAGGCAGCAAGAAGGGGCCATGA
- the ATG9A gene encoding autophagy-related protein 9A isoform X1, translating to MKVICSVTENGCLPFKTVLVMLTTLPRVGSRVCRSQVRGVLNAFLPVSVLFCPALPTLVQPEGRLSFCSVLGQTLLWVSNEVRKELGWSQVFLSQLCFTWAECVFLQQRTSLLMTRGRRVFLWWWRGAWLGSCGMPVGQNPLHPSSERRSLQAVLLDCSFHVYNLHQKNGFTCMLIGEIFELMQFIFVVAFTTFLISCVDYDILFANKAVNHSQHPSEPIKVTLPDAFLPPNVCSARIQANSFLICILVIAGVFWIHRLVKFIYNICCYWEIHSFYINALKIPMSTLPYYTWQEVQARIVQIQKEHQICIHKKELTELDIYHRILRFKNYMVAMVNKSLLPIRFRLPLLGDTVFYTRGLKYNFELIFFWGPGSLFENEWSLKAEYKRAGNRLELAEKLSTRILWIGIANFLLCPLILIWQILYAFFSYTEILKREPGSLGARCWSLYGRCYLRHFNELDHELHSRLSKGYKPASKYMNCFISPLLTIVAKNVAFFAGSILAVLIALTIYDEDVLAVEHVLTTVTLLGVGITVCRSFIPDQHLVFCPEQLLRVILAHIHYMPDHWQGNAHRYETRDEFAQLFQYKAVFILEELLSPIITPLILIVCLRPKSLDIVDFFRNFTVEVVGVGDTCSFAQMDVRQHGHPAWMSAGKTEASIYQQAEDGKTELSLMHFAITNPKWQPPRESTAFIGFLKERVHRDSSVALAQQAVLPENALFSSIQSLQSESEPHSLIANVIVGSSVLGFHMGRDGQASRHLSEVASALRSFSPLQSAQQPPSGFQTAGRDGEGAQPRSASAMTASGADARTVSSGSSAWEGQLQSMILSEYASTEMSLHALYMHELHKQHAQLEPERHTWHRRESDESGESAHEELDAQRGAPVPIPRSASYPFSSPRQPAEETATLQTGFQRRYGGITDPGTVHRAPSHFSRLPLGGWAEDGQSARHPEPVPEESSEDELPPQIHKV from the exons ATGAAAGTGATCTGCTCGGTCACAGAGAATGGCTGCTTGCCATTTAAAACGGTGTTAGTTATGCTAACCACATTACCAAGGGTTGGAAGTAGGGTGTGCCGGTCACAGGTGCGAGGGGTACTAAATGCGTTTTTGCCTGTCTCTGTGTTattctgccctgccctgcccaccctTGTGCAGCCTGAGGGCAGGCTGAGTTTCTGCTCTGTGTTGGGACAGACCCTTCTCTGGGTGTCGAATGAAGTAAGAAAGGAGCTTGGATGGAGTCAAGTCTTCCTATCCCAGCTGTGCTTTACCTGGGCAGAGtgtgttttcctgcagcagagaaCCAGCTTGCTGATGACTAGGGGTAGGAGGGTTTTCCTTTGGTGGTGGAGAGGGGCTtggctggggagctgtgggatGCCAGTGGGACAGAATCCTCTCCATCCTTCATCAGAGAGAAGGAGTCTCCAGGCTGTTCTCCTTGACTGTAGCTTTCACGTCTATAACCTGCATCAGAAGAATGGCTTCACTTGCATGCTCATTGGAGAGATCTTTGAGCTCAT GCAGTTCATCTTTGTGGTGGCATTCACCACCTTTCTTATCAGCTGCGTTGATTATGATATCCTGTTTGCCAACAAAGCGGTAAATCACAGCCAGCATCCCAGTGAGCCCATTAAGGTGACTCTGCCAGATGCCTTCCTGCCTCCAAATGTCTGTAGTGCAAG AATCCAAGCAAACAGCTTCCTCATCTGCATCCTGGTGATAGCTGGGGTTTTCTGGATCCACCGACTTGTCAAATTTATCTACAACATATGCTGCTATTGGGAGATTCACTCTTTCTACATCAATGCCCTCAAAATCCCTATG TCCACTCTGCCATACTACACCTGGCAGGAGGTGCAGGCTCGCATCGTGCAGATCCAGAAGGAGCATCAGATCTGCATCCACAAGAAGGAGCTGACAGAGCTGGACATCTACCACCGCATCCTTCGCTTCAAGAACTACATGGTGGCCATGGTGAACAAATCACTGCTACCCATCCGCTTCCGCCTGCCCCTGCTGGGAGACACTGTCTTCTACACGCGTGGGCTCAAGTACAACTTTGAGCTCATCTTCTTTTGGGGGCCTGGCTCCCTCTTTGAGAATGAGTGGAGCCTGAAGGCCGAGTACAAGCGGGCCGGGAACCGCCTGGAGCTGGCTGAGAAGCTCAGCACTCGCATTCTCTGGATTGGCATTGCTAacttcctcctctgccccctcATCCTCATCTGGCAGATCCTCTACGCCTTCTTCAGCTATACGGAGATCTTGAAGCGGGAGCCCGGCAGCCTGGGTGCCCGCTGCTGGTCTCTCTACGGCCGCTGTTACCTCCGTCACTTCAACGAGCTGGACCATGAACTGCACTCACGCCTCAGCAAAGGATACAAGCCAGCTTCCAAGTATATGAACTGCTTTATCTCCCCGCTGCTCACCATCGTGGCCAAGAATGTTGCCTTCTTTGCTGGCTCCATCCTGGCTGTGCTGATTGCTCTCACCATCTATGATGAGGATGTGCTGGCGGTTGAGCATGTCCTGACCACAGTCACCCTCCTCGGGGTGGGCATCACGGTGTGCAG GTCTTTCATCCCTGACCAGCACCTGGTGttctgcccagagcagctgctgcgAGTCATCCTGGCACACATCCACTACATGCCTGACCACTGGCAGGGCAATGCCCACCGCTATGAAACCAGGGACGAGTTTGCCCAGCTCTTCCAGTACAAAGCG GTCTTTATCCTGGAGGAGCTCCTCAGTCCCATCATTACCCCCTTGATCCTCATCGTCTGCCTGCGGCCCAAGTCCTTGGACATTGTTGACTTCTTCCGCAACTTCACTGTGGAGGTGGTGGGCGTGGGCGACACCTGCTCCTTTGCCCAGATGGATGTGCGCCAGCATGGCCACCCGGCG tggatgtcaGCAGGAAAGACGGAGGCCTCCATTTACCAGCAGGCTGAGGATGGCAAGACGGAACTGTCCCTCATGCACTTTGCCATCACCAACCCCAAATGGCAGCCACCCCGCGAGAGCACGGCCTTCATCGGCTTCCTGAAGGAGCGGGTGCACCGGGACAGCAGCGTGGCACTGGCTCAGCAAGCTGTGCTCCCTGAAAATGCCCTCTTCAGCTCCATCCAGTCCCTACAGTCGGAGTCGGAG CCTCACAGCCTGATTGCCAATGTGATAGTGGGCTCCTCGGTACTGGGCTTTCACATGGGCCGGGATGGACAGGCCTCCCGCCATCTCTCCGAGGTGGCCTCTGCCCTGCGTTCCTTCTCACCACTGCAGTctgcccagcagcctcccagcgGCTTCCAGACAGCGGGAAGGGATGGAGAGGGAGCCCAGCCTCGCAGTGCCAGTGCCATGACAGCCTCCGG TGCTGATGCGAGGACCGTGAGCTCCGGGAGCAGCGCCTGGGAGGGTCAGCTGCAGAGCATGATCCTGTCGGAGTACGCTTCCACCGAGATGAGTCTCCACGCACTCTACATGCATGAG TTGCACAAGCAGCACGCCCAGCTGGAGCCTGAGCGGCACACTTGGCACCGGCGAGAGAGTGATGAGAGCGGGGAGAGTGCCCACGAGGAGCTGGATGCTCAACGAGGtgcccctgtccccatccctcgCTCTGCCAGCTACCCCTTCTCCTCACCACGGCAGCCTGCCGAGGAGACGGCCACGCTGCAGACTGGCTTCCAGCGGCGATACGGTGGGATCACAG ACCCGGGCACAGTACACAGAGCTCCATCACACTTCTCCCGCCTCCCTCTGGGAGGCTGGGCTGAGGATGGGCAGTCGGCCAGACACCCAGAGCCTGTGCCAGAGGAGAGCTCAGAGGACGAGCTTCCACCACAGATCCACAAG GTATAG
- the ATG9A gene encoding autophagy-related protein 9A isoform X2, translating to MAHFETQYQRLESSSTESPPGGGDLLVHVPEGAKSPWHHIENLDLFFSRVYNLHQKNGFTCMLIGEIFELMQFIFVVAFTTFLISCVDYDILFANKAVNHSQHPSEPIKVTLPDAFLPPNVCSARIQANSFLICILVIAGVFWIHRLVKFIYNICCYWEIHSFYINALKIPMSTLPYYTWQEVQARIVQIQKEHQICIHKKELTELDIYHRILRFKNYMVAMVNKSLLPIRFRLPLLGDTVFYTRGLKYNFELIFFWGPGSLFENEWSLKAEYKRAGNRLELAEKLSTRILWIGIANFLLCPLILIWQILYAFFSYTEILKREPGSLGARCWSLYGRCYLRHFNELDHELHSRLSKGYKPASKYMNCFISPLLTIVAKNVAFFAGSILAVLIALTIYDEDVLAVEHVLTTVTLLGVGITVCRSFIPDQHLVFCPEQLLRVILAHIHYMPDHWQGNAHRYETRDEFAQLFQYKAVFILEELLSPIITPLILIVCLRPKSLDIVDFFRNFTVEVVGVGDTCSFAQMDVRQHGHPAWMSAGKTEASIYQQAEDGKTELSLMHFAITNPKWQPPRESTAFIGFLKERVHRDSSVALAQQAVLPENALFSSIQSLQSESEPHSLIANVIVGSSVLGFHMGRDGQASRHLSEVASALRSFSPLQSAQQPPSGFQTAGRDGEGAQPRSASAMTASGADARTVSSGSSAWEGQLQSMILSEYASTEMSLHALYMHELHKQHAQLEPERHTWHRRESDESGESAHEELDAQRGAPVPIPRSASYPFSSPRQPAEETATLQTGFQRRYGGITDPGTVHRAPSHFSRLPLGGWAEDGQSARHPEPVPEESSEDELPPQIHKV from the exons ATGGCCCACTTCGAGACGCAGTACCAGCGTCTGGAGAGCTCCTCCACCGAGTccccccccggcggcggcgACCTGCTTGTCCACGTCCCCGAGGGCGCCAAGT CTCCGTGGCATCACATCGAGAACCTGGACCTCTTCTTCTCTCG CGTCTATAACCTGCATCAGAAGAATGGCTTCACTTGCATGCTCATTGGAGAGATCTTTGAGCTCAT GCAGTTCATCTTTGTGGTGGCATTCACCACCTTTCTTATCAGCTGCGTTGATTATGATATCCTGTTTGCCAACAAAGCGGTAAATCACAGCCAGCATCCCAGTGAGCCCATTAAGGTGACTCTGCCAGATGCCTTCCTGCCTCCAAATGTCTGTAGTGCAAG AATCCAAGCAAACAGCTTCCTCATCTGCATCCTGGTGATAGCTGGGGTTTTCTGGATCCACCGACTTGTCAAATTTATCTACAACATATGCTGCTATTGGGAGATTCACTCTTTCTACATCAATGCCCTCAAAATCCCTATG TCCACTCTGCCATACTACACCTGGCAGGAGGTGCAGGCTCGCATCGTGCAGATCCAGAAGGAGCATCAGATCTGCATCCACAAGAAGGAGCTGACAGAGCTGGACATCTACCACCGCATCCTTCGCTTCAAGAACTACATGGTGGCCATGGTGAACAAATCACTGCTACCCATCCGCTTCCGCCTGCCCCTGCTGGGAGACACTGTCTTCTACACGCGTGGGCTCAAGTACAACTTTGAGCTCATCTTCTTTTGGGGGCCTGGCTCCCTCTTTGAGAATGAGTGGAGCCTGAAGGCCGAGTACAAGCGGGCCGGGAACCGCCTGGAGCTGGCTGAGAAGCTCAGCACTCGCATTCTCTGGATTGGCATTGCTAacttcctcctctgccccctcATCCTCATCTGGCAGATCCTCTACGCCTTCTTCAGCTATACGGAGATCTTGAAGCGGGAGCCCGGCAGCCTGGGTGCCCGCTGCTGGTCTCTCTACGGCCGCTGTTACCTCCGTCACTTCAACGAGCTGGACCATGAACTGCACTCACGCCTCAGCAAAGGATACAAGCCAGCTTCCAAGTATATGAACTGCTTTATCTCCCCGCTGCTCACCATCGTGGCCAAGAATGTTGCCTTCTTTGCTGGCTCCATCCTGGCTGTGCTGATTGCTCTCACCATCTATGATGAGGATGTGCTGGCGGTTGAGCATGTCCTGACCACAGTCACCCTCCTCGGGGTGGGCATCACGGTGTGCAG GTCTTTCATCCCTGACCAGCACCTGGTGttctgcccagagcagctgctgcgAGTCATCCTGGCACACATCCACTACATGCCTGACCACTGGCAGGGCAATGCCCACCGCTATGAAACCAGGGACGAGTTTGCCCAGCTCTTCCAGTACAAAGCG GTCTTTATCCTGGAGGAGCTCCTCAGTCCCATCATTACCCCCTTGATCCTCATCGTCTGCCTGCGGCCCAAGTCCTTGGACATTGTTGACTTCTTCCGCAACTTCACTGTGGAGGTGGTGGGCGTGGGCGACACCTGCTCCTTTGCCCAGATGGATGTGCGCCAGCATGGCCACCCGGCG tggatgtcaGCAGGAAAGACGGAGGCCTCCATTTACCAGCAGGCTGAGGATGGCAAGACGGAACTGTCCCTCATGCACTTTGCCATCACCAACCCCAAATGGCAGCCACCCCGCGAGAGCACGGCCTTCATCGGCTTCCTGAAGGAGCGGGTGCACCGGGACAGCAGCGTGGCACTGGCTCAGCAAGCTGTGCTCCCTGAAAATGCCCTCTTCAGCTCCATCCAGTCCCTACAGTCGGAGTCGGAG CCTCACAGCCTGATTGCCAATGTGATAGTGGGCTCCTCGGTACTGGGCTTTCACATGGGCCGGGATGGACAGGCCTCCCGCCATCTCTCCGAGGTGGCCTCTGCCCTGCGTTCCTTCTCACCACTGCAGTctgcccagcagcctcccagcgGCTTCCAGACAGCGGGAAGGGATGGAGAGGGAGCCCAGCCTCGCAGTGCCAGTGCCATGACAGCCTCCGG TGCTGATGCGAGGACCGTGAGCTCCGGGAGCAGCGCCTGGGAGGGTCAGCTGCAGAGCATGATCCTGTCGGAGTACGCTTCCACCGAGATGAGTCTCCACGCACTCTACATGCATGAG TTGCACAAGCAGCACGCCCAGCTGGAGCCTGAGCGGCACACTTGGCACCGGCGAGAGAGTGATGAGAGCGGGGAGAGTGCCCACGAGGAGCTGGATGCTCAACGAGGtgcccctgtccccatccctcgCTCTGCCAGCTACCCCTTCTCCTCACCACGGCAGCCTGCCGAGGAGACGGCCACGCTGCAGACTGGCTTCCAGCGGCGATACGGTGGGATCACAG ACCCGGGCACAGTACACAGAGCTCCATCACACTTCTCCCGCCTCCCTCTGGGAGGCTGGGCTGAGGATGGGCAGTCGGCCAGACACCCAGAGCCTGTGCCAGAGGAGAGCTCAGAGGACGAGCTTCCACCACAGATCCACAAG GTATAG
- the ABCB6 gene encoding ATP-binding cassette sub-family B member 6 isoform X2, with amino-acid sequence MAVLGGYCEGNSSIAQVWVQQGFQPCFFFTLVPAVLLSVCLLLGALQYACYVRFGRAMEPKYIPRSRLYCSQVLLSLLLALQPFGGLLWQAGGPGRLYGYMLLHACLWALSWGCAIALLQLEHTRVLAHDRTRGHGTVLLLFWALAFAAENLTLVCWRSPLWWWALEDTNQKVQFSFWLLRYICTFMLFILGMKAPGLPRKPYMLLVNEEERDVENSQPLLPDASRTTSTWKDFRRKLRLLVPYMWPRGNHLLQGLVLFCMALMGLERAINVFVPIYYKNIVNELTEGTPWHTLAWTVCIYVGLKFLQGGGAALTIFITEWRTKYRRDMNTRDNEAKSRAVDSLLNFETVKYYNAESYEVNRFNDAILKYQVSEWKVSASLGLLNQTQNLVIGLGLLAGSLLCAYFVTENKLHVGDFVLFGTYIIQLYTPLNWFGTYYRMIQNSFVDMENMFELFHEEQEVKDAVNAGDLHLEAGRIEFENVHFSYVDGKEILQDVSFTVMPGQTLALVGPSGSGKSTVIRLLFRFYDVWGGCIRIDGQDISQVKQASLRAHIGVVPQDTVLFNDSIANNIRYGRILATDQEVQEAAQAADIHDRILSFPDGYNTQVGERGLKLSGGEKQRVAIARTILKGPRIILLDEATSALDTETERNIQASLAKVCSHRTTIVVAHRLSTVVGADQILVLKDGRIAERGRHEELLQKGGVYAGMWLQQQVGDEGDSKEHCIEKPSGSKKGP; translated from the exons ATGGCCGTGCTGGGGGGCTACTGTGAAGGCAACAGCTCCATTGCCCAGGTCTGGGTCCAGCAGGGCTTCCAGCCCTGCTTCTTCTTCACACTGGTGCCGGCCGTGCTGCTGAGtgtctgcctgctgctgggtgccCTGCAGTATGCCTGTTACGTCCGCTTCGGCCGTGCCATGGAGCCCAAGTACATCCCCCGCTCCCGTCTCTACTGCAGCCAggtcctgctgtccctgctcctggccctgcagccctTTGGTGGGCTGCTGTGGCAAGCAGGGGGACCAGGACGGCTCTACGGGTACATGTTGCTGCATGCCTGCCTCTGGGCcctcagctggggctgtgccatcgccctcctgcagctggaacACACGCGGGTGCTGGCACACGATCGGACTCGGGGCCACGGCAccgtcctcctcctcttctgggCACTGGCCTTCGCTGCTGAGAACCTGACCCTGGTGTGCTGGAGGAGCCCGCTGTGGTGGTGGGCGCTGGAGGACACCAACCAGAAG GTGCAGTTCAGCTTCTGGCTGCTGCGTTACATCTGCACATTCATGCTCTTCATCCTGGGCATGAAggccccggggctgccgcgCAAGCCCTACATGTTGCTGGTCAACGAGGAGGAGCGGGACGTGGAGAACAGCCAG ccgctcctgCCCGATGCCAGCAGGACCACCTCTACCTGGAAGGATTTCCGGAGGAAGCTGCGGCTACTGGTGCCATACATGTGGCCGAGGGGCAACCacctgctgcaggggctggtgctGTTCTGCATGGCACTCATGGGGCTGGAGCGGGCCATCAACGTCTTTGTCCCCATCTACTACAAGAACATTG TGAATGAGCTGACGGAGGGTACCCCCTGGCACACCCTGGCCTGGACTGTCTGCATCTACGTGGGGCTGAAGTTCCTGCAGGGTGGAGGTGCTG CTCTGACCATCTTCATCACCGAGTGGAGGACCAAGTACCGGCGGGACATGAACACACGGGACAACGAGGCCAAGTCCCGGGCTGTGGACTCACTCCTCAATTTTGAGACG GTGAAGTACTACAATGCAGAGAGCTACGAGGTGAACCGCTTTAATGATGCCATCCTTAAGTACCAG GTCTCAGAGTGGAAGGTCAGTGCCTCGCTGGGCCTCCTCAATCAGACCCAGAACCTGGTCATCGGCCTGGGGTTGCTGGCGGGGTCCCTGCTCTGCGCTTACTTCGTCACTGAAAACAAGCTGCAT GTGGGGGACTTTGTCCTCTTCGGCACCTACATCATCCAGCTCTACACACCACTGAACTGGTTTGGGACTTACTACAG GATGATCCAGAACTCCTTTGTGGACATGGAGAACATGTTCGAGCTCTTCCACGAGGAGCAGGAG GTGAAGGATGCGGTGAATGCCGGTGACCTGCACTTGGAGGCTGGGCGGATCGAGTTTGAGAATGTGCACTTCAGCTACGTGGATGG GAAGGAAATCCTGCAGGACGTCTCCTTCACTGTGATGCCTGGGCAGACCCTGGCCCTG GTGGGACCTTCGGGCTCAGGGAAGAGCACTGTCATCCGCCTACTCTTCCGCTTCTATGATGTGTGGGGTGGCTGCATCCGCATCGATGGGCAGGACATCTCCCAG GTGAAGCAGGCATCGCTGCGTGCCCACATCGGGGTGGTGCCCCAGGACACGGTGCTCTTCAATGACAGCATCGCCAACAACATCCGCTACGGACGGATCCTGGCCACTGACCAGGAGGTGCAGgaagcagcccaggctgctgacATCCATGACCGCATCCTTTCCTTCCCTGATG GATACAACACCCAGGTGGGGGAGCGGGGCCTGAAGCTGAGTGGCGGGGAGAAACAGCGCGTTGCCATCGCACGCACCATCCTGAAGGGTCCCCGCATCATCCTGCTGGATGAG gcCACGTCTGCACTTGACACAGAGACTGAGAGGAACATCCAGGCCTCCCTGGCCAAGGTCTGCTCTCACCGCACCACCATCGTTGTTGCACATAG GCTCTCCACTGTGGTGGGTGCAGACCAGATCCTGGTGCTCAAGGATGGACGCATCGCAGAGCGAGGGAG GCatgaagagctgctgcagaagggcGGTGTGTATGCTGGCATGTGGCTGCAGCAACAGGTGGGGGATGAGGGCGACAGCAAGGAGCACTGCATCGAGAAGCCCTCAGGCAGCAAGAAGGGGCCATGA